Sequence from the Cucumis sativus cultivar 9930 chromosome 1, Cucumber_9930_V3, whole genome shotgun sequence genome:
GCTTTTTTGAGCTGGTGAATTTTGGACCTCACCGAATTCTCTGGTTAAGATTCATCCAACTTCAAATCTCCCACAGCTCCCCACTTTCCTCCTTTCCCTCACACAATTCCCAAACATAATAATCTAAGAGCTCTAATTCGGAGCTATCTCACATACCCATTTCAAATCTCTGGCGGAAAATCATTGAAGGGGTTTCgtttttgtttctcaaatCGACTCACAGACGAGGGTGGTCGATTTTGATTAGCGTATTTCCTCTGGTTTCATCTTTCTGTAAGGATGGTGGGAGCTTTATCTATGGTGGGTTCTTCAGTAGTGGATTCTCATAGCTCCCCTTGTTTGTGTTTGGATGCTTTGCCCACAACCAGCATCAATCTCAAAAGTTGTGGGGATTttgtaatgaaaaagaaatattcaaaGGGTCGACAGCGTTTGCCGAAACCCAAGCACTTAGATCTAAGCAGCTCGTTTGTCGATAATGGCCGGGAGTGGCTGCTCTCGGTTGATATGATAAATAGGAGTTCGAGGAAGCAGACCAAAAATAGAAGACTTATGGTTGTTGATGAACTTGGGGGGCAGTATGAAGATAACTTTGATGATGTTAAAATGGTAAGAATGTGAATTTGGAATCGTTATTCATCTGTATGCTTAAGACTGAATTTAGATAGGTATTTAAGCACGTTTTGGTAGTTTATTGTGTTGCTGAAATGTATCTTACTGAATTTGGATAAGAAATCCTATGTAGCTTAATGAACGGTTTAACGGTTTAAGTCTGATTCAAAAGTGCTTTGACTCTGTGATGTGGTTCTAGCTTTGTGTAGTATTTAGAGCTATTTTCATGTTGATAAGACATACTTTTGGGTACTTTGGAGATTATAGTTCTTGGAAGGCTTCCTTTTAGACGACTTTACTTGAACTATAGGTTATACAACTGTATCCTTGAGTTCTAAGGAAGGCTTCCTTTTGGTTTTGCAATGATTTAGATTACAATTCATCTACGGTATGCAGCTTAGGAATTCACATGTCTTTCTAGTTCCTTGATTCTTTTTCTATGTTGATAGACATTAATGATATAAAACAACGCTACCATTATTGTCGTAATGAAGTATTCAGATGCAGATGGGGCTCTCAGCATAGGAAAATTGTGGGTATCCTTTCTTCCAAATGATCATGCGAAGATTTGGTAGGGAGCTGAGAAAGTTGGCCTTTCTACTAATACTTTAAAGGCATGCTAGACTCTAGAGTAACAGCACTAGCACATGTTCTCTTGCTTGCTAGTGCTTTCAAAAATTGGAGGGCATTCATTATTGACTTTAGTAAGCTAGCTAGAAATAACTTCTTGGATGCTGTGGACTTGGTTGACCATAACTAATTGTATTAGAGTCAAAATTCCGGTTACACCATGGTTAAGAGGAGTTTCTGTCTTATGTAATATTGGGGACTGTATTAACATAAATACAACATAAAGAAGTAATGCAAAATCAAAAATTGTAAACTGCAAAAAATTGTCCCACACTTATACTTCCACATAATCACTATACGAAAGGACCTATTACTAGAATAGCTTTCAATACATAAATTACGATTTTGACTGCTGAACAACCAATATAGTTCCAAGCTAAGGAATTGGAATAGAAAGTTACATTGGTCGATACAGCAATAATCACAATTGTTACTTAAGTCGACTCACGAGGCTTTTCAAAGCCACCAGTATGATACACATACAATGCAAAAACCAACAGGTTGATGCCAAACGCAActgaaaatgttctttttataCTTACGAGATATGCTTGAGACTTAATCTTTTCATTAAGTTTGTTATACTTATAGTCAGGTCCTGCATTTTCAAATTGTTGGTTGATActtctttttagtttgattttaatgattttccAGTTTCTTGAGCGTTATCTTCTCCCATCCTTTGCTAATTCATTTGCCTATGAATTAATTAGTGAACTGACTGAAATTTCTCTGGCCCAGCAAatgcttaattattttacatacaAAGCTGTGAGGACTGTTATGAACCAGCTGTATGAAATGAACCCCCCACAGTACAGGTGGCTTTACGAGTACGTGCTATCTTTTGTTGCACTCTGAGACCtgctttttttgttattttttttcactgGAGTTTGTTTAATATGCTGGTTTCGATATAGATGCATGAAATAGTTGCAGTATTTTATATCGTGCAAGATCAAGTTTGGCTGTTAAACTATTTCTTGTTAGAATGGATTTGGtcttaaattttgattcatatGTTTTCTTATTCACAGTTTCGTGTTAAACAACAAGCCAACAGATGGAAAGCATTTCATCCGCAGGCTTGTAAAGGTACTTCTTAAAATTCATACCTACTTCATGACTTGGATACTTTTTTTGTGACAAACAAGTAACCTTCATTCATTAATGagagaaattacaaaagaggCTCAAGTGATCATaagaatcataaaaaaaagaattgccaatgaatgaaaagagaagttaGGCGTGTTAGTAAAGGAGTTTAAATCTTTAGCTTTTTCCTTGAAGATGCAGATGGTTTTTCTTGAGCGATGATAACCAAAGGATGGCTTCGTTGTGAGAGATCCATAGACCTCTTTACTCTTTACTAATGTATGACTTGGATGCTAATTAGTTGTACAGAGAAGCAAAACTTGTCTAATTGATGCTTCACATATGTTTTTCGCTATTGATTTTAGGGCATGCTATATTTTGGATTGATAGTTGAATAAAGGCATGCTTTAGAATGATTTTGAGTGCAGCATTAGtgattttaaccatttcaaGAGGCTTACTATAACTTGTTCCCAAAGTTCTTATGGTTACCTTTTTAGCATTTGGCTATTAGTAGAAAAGAAAGGCCTGCCATAGCACAAAGATGTTACAAAATATGATACGTTTCAATATGATTGTTAGATTGTGTACCAGTCTCTATGCTTTAACTTCTAGTTTAGTCTACAAGTTTCATTATAGTCTATCTATTGATTAAACCTACTACTAAGTAACATGAAATGCACCATGTACATAAACATTCTCTAATAAGTGGAAAAATAGCTGTTCTAAGTATGTATAAAGCTCCATCATTTGTTGACAAATTAGAAGTAGGAAAAAGAGCTAAAGTCAAAGATTTGTTTATAGGATGGAGGTTTAGTAtgtgaaaaatgaatgcaTATTGGAGTGAGAAAAAACTGTGAACCTCAAAATTGCATGCCAAGTTACACGAAGGCCTATGCCTAATTGAAGCCATTTTGCTTGACAATAAGTCAGCTTAAATAcacaactaaaatattttcttttacttcaaAATCCCAAATATTCCAGTTTAAATTTAGGGCATCAAGGTTTAAGGTCATTTACGGTGCGGTAGATGTGGGATGGTTGGCTACACCCACAAAACTTGTGTTTAACCACTATTGACAACGAATTGAAAGCATGCACCAGCTTAAATACACAACtaaaatgatttcttttacttatggATTCCACACATTCCAGCTGTAAAATAGCGTTTTACTTCACCTGAATCATTGTTTTCCTAATTGACAGGAACAGCAAGATCTTGCTGAAAGAGTAATGATCACACGTCTCCACCTCTATGGAAAATGGGTGAAGGTATTGTTATCATTATagtatttctttcctttcaataCTATATGTTCTTTTAATTATAGGAAGACCAGTATTTATATACATGGAAACAAAAGCTtgcaaaaatttatttcttctgtGGTGTAGAAATGTAACCACGCCGAAATATACCAAGAGATCTCGGATGAAAACGTGGAATTAATGCGAGAACGACTTATGCAGACTGTTATATGGCCTTCAGATGACACAAACACAGAGAAGATTGGCTAAAGAAAATATCGAGTCATTTTGAGTTCTCTCTTCCTTGACATTCTTATTGTATTGCATCCTTCAATCCTAATTAGTTTGATTGTCGAGTTGCCAATCTTATTCTCACTGGTTAAGAAGTAGAAAATCAGTGCTgcagtctttttttttttggttgaaggTATGTATGTAATCAATCATTATATAATGTAAGATGTATATTCATTTAGCCTCCATTTTAGTTATTGTGAAGGTATAATGTAGAGCTGGGATTTCTTCTGTGTGCTTCTATTTATTCATATGCATATTGGGATGAAAGGATACTAGAATGAGCGATAATGTGCGATAtagttctttctttattttcccATGTTGGATAATTTGTTTGCACAACTTCAAGCCTAATGGACATAAATATGTCTTCTTTTACTTGAATGTGCTTGAATTTTGAGATTGTTTGGCAAGTTATTAAGCATGATGTTGAGAATAATAGAACTTTTCTCGAGTTAGTAACATGTAGGACAAAACTAACTGATTATTCAAGCAAGAGAGATTATAAGTTGgtaattcatcaatatagtagaaggaagaagaataaagCTAGCGGGAAGATAACCAAAAGTGGGGGCCACAAGGTAGAAGGGAGTCATATAAATAGGAAATAAGTGGGACGGGAAAGTCAGTTAGTTTCTGTTGTAAATCAGTTCGATGCATTCTTGAGAGATAAGATCGCAGATTGGTGAGAGAGAGATTGTATTCATCGAATTGAAGTAATCATTCAATTCGATTTCTTAACCTGTAATCGAAAATGATTAATAgcaataaagttttaaattcaattccTATTGAATCTGTATTGGATTCTAAGTTCTAACatattggtatcagagcaattCATCTTGGGAAAACAGAGGAAGATGACAAAGAAGCATGAAGAACATTTTGAAGCAATCGAACAAGAAATTTCTGAGATCAAAACGGGTTTGTAGAAGATATCGGTGACGGAGGAAAAGTTAACGTCATTAGTGAAGAACATGGAACAATTAAATGCTCAAAGTGATAAGGAACATCAGCAACAACAATTAATGTTGAAGAACTTAGATCGATTGAATACGCAAGCTGACAACCATAAACAACATCAAACATTGATGAAGTATATTGAGAGTTCAGTTAAAGAAAAGTTGACGACTACTTTCGATATGGAAGGATCATTGATATAGAGTATCATCCATTCTAGATGTTTCTTTTAAGttctttaatatttctttGGCTAATTCTTGAGTATCTTGAATTACCATTCTTGTATCTTGAGTTCGTTCTAAATAACGAACTCAATTCAAAGTTCGTTTTAGAATAACTAACTTCTAACCAACTCTTGTAAACTTCTAGCCTATAAAAGGTTTCCCTACTCgttaataaaaaacattaaaagtaTTATTCACAAAATTCCTAAGCTTCATAGTAGTTGTAtcagttggtatcagagcgtgaTCCTAGCTCACTCTTcgcacaaaaaaaaaaaaaaaggattttaGCACTCCTAACCATGGCCGCGAAAGCCTCCTTAAACCAATGATTCCAGTTGGTGGAACAAGCTACTGAAGAACTCCGAAAAGGACAGTCATCATTAGATTTGACTAATATTTTTACCCGATTTCATGTCCAACCTTTTGAAGAAACAATCCAACCCCCAAGAAACCCAATTGTAGTGAACCAAGTACCAAGAAACCCAACTGCAAACCAAGGACGATCAAGAAATCAACTCGTTTACATCCACAATAACTGACTATATGTGAATGCAAACAAGGAAAAATATCAGGTCTTAAAGCGCAAGACTGTCATATTTTGCTACACCAACTTCTATCAATCGGTGTTCGTCCATTCTTACCAAAAATG
This genomic interval carries:
- the LOC101213099 gene encoding chaperonin-like RbcX protein 2, chloroplastic, with the protein product MVGALSMVGSSVVDSHSSPCLCLDALPTTSINLKSCGDFVMKKKYSKGRQRLPKPKHLDLSSSFVDNGREWLLSVDMINRSSRKQTKNRRLMVVDELGGQYEDNFDDVKMQMLNYFTYKAVRTVMNQLYEMNPPQYRWLYDFVLNNKPTDGKHFIRRLVKEQQDLAERVMITRLHLYGKWVKKCNHAEIYQEISDENVELMRERLMQTVIWPSDDTNTEKIG